A window of the Pseudomonas oryzicola genome harbors these coding sequences:
- a CDS encoding multifunctional CCA addition/repair protein, with amino-acid sequence MHIYKVGGAVRDRLLGRPVSDIDWLVVGATVEEMHAKGYRPVGADFPVFLHPTTGEEYALARTERKSGRGYGGFTFHASPDVTLEEDLIRRDLTINAMAEDEAGVLYDPYHGKNDLDQRLLRHVSPAFAEDPLRVLRVARFAARYAPLGFRVAGETLELMRQISASGELQALTAERSWKEIERALMEAQPQVFFQVLQACGALPELLPELEDDTQALVALEQAALHEQPLHVRWACLLHGLAPASIKAVNQRLKAPRECQELALLTGECLAQGNQALALPAMALLELLQKFDVYRRPQRFEDFLVACQMTAFGEGKAGYPQADYLRGAAAAARAVDVKPLVQAGLTGQALGEALKAERLEALEVYQRS; translated from the coding sequence ATGCACATCTACAAAGTCGGCGGCGCCGTGCGCGACCGCCTGCTCGGCCGCCCTGTCAGCGATATCGACTGGCTGGTGGTCGGCGCCACGGTCGAGGAAATGCACGCCAAGGGCTACCGCCCGGTCGGCGCCGACTTCCCGGTGTTTCTGCACCCGACAACCGGCGAGGAATACGCCCTCGCGCGCACCGAGCGCAAGAGCGGGCGTGGCTACGGTGGCTTCACCTTTCACGCCAGCCCCGACGTGACGCTGGAAGAAGACCTCATACGCCGCGACCTGACCATCAATGCGATGGCCGAGGACGAAGCGGGTGTCTTGTACGACCCCTATCACGGCAAGAATGATCTCGATCAGCGCCTGTTACGCCACGTTTCACCGGCATTTGCCGAAGATCCACTGCGCGTGCTGCGCGTTGCGCGCTTCGCTGCCCGTTATGCACCGCTGGGTTTCCGGGTGGCCGGGGAAACCTTGGAGCTGATGCGCCAGATAAGTGCTTCGGGCGAGCTGCAGGCGCTGACTGCCGAACGCAGCTGGAAGGAAATCGAGCGGGCGCTGATGGAAGCGCAGCCGCAGGTGTTCTTCCAGGTACTGCAGGCCTGTGGCGCGCTGCCGGAGCTGCTGCCCGAACTTGAAGACGATACCCAGGCACTGGTGGCGCTGGAGCAGGCTGCGCTGCATGAGCAGCCCCTGCACGTACGCTGGGCCTGCCTGCTGCACGGGCTGGCCCCTGCCTCGATCAAAGCCGTCAACCAGCGTCTCAAGGCGCCGCGGGAATGCCAGGAGCTGGCGTTGCTGACCGGGGAATGCCTGGCGCAAGGCAACCAGGCGCTGGCGTTGCCAGCGATGGCGCTGCTGGAACTGCTACAGAAGTTCGATGTGTACCGGCGGCCGCAGCGGTTCGAGGACTTCCTGGTCGCTTGCCAGATGACCGCATTCGGCGAGGGCAAGGCAGGTTATCCACAGGCCGATTACCTGCGAGGTGCGGCAGCGGCAGCGCGGGCGGTGGATGTGAAACCGCTGGTGCAGGCCGGGCTGACTGGCCAGGCACTGGGCGAAGCGCTCAAGGCTGAGCGGTTGGAAGCGCTTGAGGTTTACCAGCGTAGTTAG
- the apaG gene encoding Co2+/Mg2+ efflux protein ApaG — translation MSDPRYQIDVSVVTRYLKEQSDPENSRFAFAYTITVQNNGSLNAKLLSRHWLITNGDGEVEEVRGAGVVGQQPNIAPGQSHTYSSGAVISTRVGTMQGSYQMFAEDGKRFDAQIAPFRLAVPGALH, via the coding sequence ATGTCCGACCCCCGCTATCAGATCGACGTCAGCGTCGTGACCCGCTACCTCAAAGAACAATCCGACCCCGAAAACAGTCGTTTCGCTTTCGCCTACACCATCACCGTGCAGAACAACGGCTCGCTCAACGCCAAGCTGCTGTCGCGCCACTGGCTGATCACCAACGGTGACGGCGAGGTCGAGGAAGTTCGCGGTGCCGGCGTGGTCGGCCAGCAGCCCAACATCGCCCCCGGCCAGAGCCACACCTACAGCAGCGGCGCCGTGATCAGCACCCGCGTAGGCACCATGCAGGGCAGCTACCAGATGTTCGCCGAAGACGGCAAACGCTTCGATGCCCAGATCGCGCCCTTCCGCCTGGCGGTGCCCGGGGCGCTGCACTGA
- the rsmA gene encoding 16S rRNA (adenine(1518)-N(6)/adenine(1519)-N(6))-dimethyltransferase RsmA — MNEQYQHRARKRFGQNFLHDAGIIDRILRAINAKAGEHLLEIGPGQGALTEGLLGSGAQLDVVELDKDLVPILQHKFANRSNFRLHQGDALKFDFNQLDVPPRSLKVVGNLPYNISTPLIFHLLSHAGLIRDMHFMLQKEVVERMAAGPGGGDWGRLSIMVQYHCRVEHLFNVGPGAFNPPPKVDSAIVRLVPHEVLPHPAKDAQLLERVVREAFNQRRKTLRNTMKGLLDSAAIEAAGVDGSLRPEQLDLAAFVRLADQLADQQA, encoded by the coding sequence ATGAACGAGCAATACCAACACCGGGCGCGCAAGCGCTTCGGCCAGAACTTCCTGCACGACGCAGGCATCATCGACCGCATCCTGCGTGCCATCAACGCCAAGGCCGGTGAGCACCTGCTGGAGATCGGCCCGGGCCAGGGTGCCCTGACCGAAGGCCTGCTGGGCAGCGGCGCACAGCTGGACGTGGTGGAACTGGACAAGGACCTGGTGCCGATCCTGCAGCACAAGTTCGCCAACCGCAGCAACTTCCGCCTGCACCAGGGCGACGCCCTGAAGTTCGACTTCAACCAGCTGGACGTCCCACCGCGCAGCCTGAAGGTAGTAGGCAACCTGCCCTACAACATTTCCACCCCGCTGATCTTCCACCTGCTCAGCCACGCCGGGCTGATCCGCGACATGCATTTCATGTTGCAGAAGGAAGTGGTCGAGCGCATGGCCGCCGGCCCTGGCGGTGGCGACTGGGGGCGTTTGTCGATCATGGTGCAGTACCACTGCCGGGTCGAACACCTGTTCAACGTTGGCCCGGGTGCCTTCAATCCACCGCCGAAAGTGGACTCGGCCATCGTTCGCCTGGTACCGCACGAAGTGTTGCCACATCCGGCCAAGGATGCACAACTGCTGGAGCGCGTGGTACGTGAAGCGTTCAACCAGCGCCGCAAGACCCTGCGCAATACCATGAAAGGCCTGCTCGACAGCGCAGCCATCGAGGCAGCAGGGGTGGACGGCAGCCTGCGCCCTGAACAGCTGGACCTGGCGGCCTTCGTGCGCCTGGCTGACCAACTGGCCGACCAGCAGGCCTGA
- the folK gene encoding 2-amino-4-hydroxy-6-hydroxymethyldihydropteridine diphosphokinase, which produces MSLSTVYLGLGSNIDREAHLCAGLDALAGILTGMRCSPAFESQAVGIKSGPFINFVVTGQTALPLIELDRRLKFIEADNGRYAPDRKGLPLDIDVLMYDDLLGTFDGLVLPRAEILKNAFVLWPLSLLAPDLVHPGVDKSMAQLWQEARIDQVLAPVAFEWRGLQLTPA; this is translated from the coding sequence ATGTCTCTGAGCACGGTGTACCTGGGCCTTGGCAGCAACATCGACCGCGAGGCGCACTTGTGCGCCGGGCTCGATGCTTTGGCCGGCATCCTGACCGGTATGCGCTGTTCGCCGGCATTCGAAAGCCAGGCGGTGGGCATCAAGAGCGGGCCGTTCATCAACTTCGTGGTGACCGGGCAGACGGCGCTGCCGTTGATCGAACTGGACCGCCGGCTGAAGTTCATCGAGGCTGACAACGGCCGCTATGCACCGGACCGCAAGGGGCTGCCGCTGGATATCGATGTGCTGATGTATGACGACTTGCTCGGCACCTTCGATGGGCTTGTGCTGCCCCGTGCCGAAATTCTGAAGAATGCCTTCGTGCTGTGGCCGCTATCGCTGCTGGCGCCCGACCTGGTGCATCCGGGGGTAGACAAGAGCATGGCGCAGTTGTGGCAGGAGGCGCGGATTGACCAGGTACTGGCGCCGGTTGCCTTTGAATGGCGTGGGTTGCAGCTGACTCCGGCTTGA
- a CDS encoding symmetrical bis(5'-nucleosyl)-tetraphosphatase has translation MATYAVGDLQGCLQPLKCLLERVSFNPTVDRLWLVGDLVNRGPESLETLRFLYSIRQSLVCVLGNHDLHLLAVWHNVERLKKSDTLREIIEAPDADQLFDWLRQQKLLHYDEPRGIALVHAGIPPQWTLGKALALAGEVEEVLRDDSRLKQYLDGMYGNEPSKWSKNLCGIERLRVITNYLTRMRFCTAEGKLDLKSKEGLETAPKGYKPWFAHKDRRSRHVKIIFGHWAALQGQVDQPGIIALDTGCVWGGAMTLYNVDSGEYHRCDCADDGTLRQPAQPTTLNDHT, from the coding sequence ATGGCTACCTACGCTGTCGGAGATTTGCAGGGCTGCCTGCAGCCACTCAAGTGCCTGCTCGAACGCGTCAGTTTCAACCCCACGGTCGACCGCCTGTGGCTGGTCGGCGATCTGGTCAACCGCGGCCCCGAGTCGCTGGAAACCCTGCGGTTCCTTTATTCGATCCGCCAGTCGCTGGTCTGCGTGCTAGGCAACCATGACCTGCACCTGCTGGCCGTCTGGCATAACGTCGAGCGCCTGAAGAAAAGCGACACCCTGCGCGAAATCATCGAGGCGCCGGACGCCGACCAGCTGTTCGACTGGCTGCGCCAGCAAAAGCTGCTGCACTACGACGAGCCCCGGGGTATTGCCCTGGTTCATGCCGGCATTCCACCGCAATGGACCTTGGGCAAAGCCCTGGCCCTGGCCGGCGAAGTCGAAGAGGTACTGCGCGACGACAGTCGCCTGAAGCAATACCTGGACGGCATGTACGGCAACGAGCCAAGCAAGTGGAGCAAGAACCTCTGCGGCATCGAACGCCTGCGGGTCATCACCAACTACCTTACGCGCATGCGCTTCTGCACCGCCGAGGGCAAGCTCGACCTCAAGAGCAAGGAAGGCCTGGAAACCGCCCCCAAAGGCTACAAGCCCTGGTTCGCCCACAAGGACCGCCGTTCACGCCACGTGAAGATCATCTTTGGCCACTGGGCAGCCCTGCAGGGTCAGGTCGACCAACCTGGCATCATTGCCCTGGACACCGGCTGCGTATGGGGTGGCGCCATGACCCTGTACAACGTCGACAGCGGCGAATATCACCGCTGTGATTGCGCCGACGACGGCACCCTGCGCCAACCGGCACAACCCACTACACTCAACGACCACACCTGA
- the pdxA gene encoding 4-hydroxythreonine-4-phosphate dehydrogenase PdxA, which translates to MKPLRFAVTPGEPAGIGPDLCLLLAADAQPHPLIAITSRDLLAERATQLGLAVNLLPVAPGQWPEQPAPAGSLYVWDTPLAAPVVPGQLDKANATFVLQTLRRAGQGCLDGHFAGMITAPVHKGVINESGIAFSGHTEFLAELTHTAQVVMMLATHGLRVALVTTHLPLRDIADAITAERVERVTRILHADMRDKFGIANPRILVCGLNPHAGEGGHLGREEIDIIEPTLARLRTEGMDLRGPLPADTLFTPKYLEHCDAVLAMYHDQGLPVLKYKGFGAAVNVTLGLPIIRTSVDHGTALDLAGTGKIDTGSLRVALDTAYQMAENRP; encoded by the coding sequence GTGAAGCCTCTGCGCTTCGCCGTCACCCCCGGCGAACCAGCCGGCATAGGTCCCGACCTGTGCCTGCTGCTCGCCGCAGACGCCCAGCCCCACCCCCTGATCGCCATCACCAGCCGTGACCTGCTCGCCGAGCGGGCCACCCAGCTGGGGCTGGCCGTCAACCTGTTACCGGTAGCGCCGGGCCAATGGCCCGAACAGCCGGCACCGGCGGGTAGCCTGTACGTCTGGGATACGCCCCTGGCGGCCCCGGTAGTGCCAGGTCAGCTCGACAAGGCCAATGCCACGTTCGTGTTGCAAACCCTGAGGCGCGCCGGGCAAGGCTGCCTGGACGGGCACTTCGCCGGGATGATTACCGCGCCTGTGCACAAGGGGGTCATCAATGAAAGCGGCATCGCCTTCTCCGGGCATACCGAATTCCTTGCCGAACTGACCCACACCGCACAAGTGGTGATGATGCTCGCCACCCACGGCCTGCGCGTCGCCCTGGTGACCACGCACCTGCCACTGCGCGACATTGCCGACGCCATCACTGCCGAACGCGTCGAACGTGTGACACGCATCCTGCACGCGGACATGCGTGACAAGTTCGGCATTGCCAACCCGCGCATCCTGGTGTGCGGCCTCAACCCGCATGCGGGTGAAGGTGGCCACCTGGGCCGCGAGGAAATCGACATCATCGAGCCGACCCTGGCCCGCTTGCGCACCGAGGGCATGGACCTGCGCGGGCCGCTGCCGGCCGATACCCTGTTTACCCCCAAATATCTGGAGCACTGCGATGCAGTGCTGGCGATGTATCACGACCAGGGCCTGCCCGTACTCAAGTACAAAGGCTTTGGCGCAGCCGTGAACGTGACCCTGGGTCTGCCGATCATCCGCACGTCGGTTGACCATGGCACCGCCCTGGACCTTGCCGGTACCGGCAAGATCGACACCGGCAGCCTGCGCGTCGCGCTGGACACCGCCTACCAGATGGCCGAGAACCGACCATGA
- the glpE gene encoding thiosulfate sulfurtransferase GlpE, which yields MSEFKRIPPEQALELRKQQGAVVVDIRDPQAFAAGHITGAKHLDNHSVAEFIRNADLDAPTLVVCYHGNSSQSAAAYLANQGFSDVYSVDGGFELWRATYPAETAQGTAE from the coding sequence ATGAGCGAATTCAAGCGCATCCCTCCCGAGCAGGCCTTGGAGCTTCGCAAGCAACAAGGTGCGGTCGTCGTCGACATTCGCGACCCCCAGGCTTTCGCCGCCGGCCACATTACCGGTGCCAAGCATCTGGATAACCATTCGGTCGCCGAGTTCATCCGCAATGCCGACCTCGATGCCCCGACCCTGGTGGTGTGCTACCACGGCAATTCCAGCCAGAGCGCCGCAGCCTACCTGGCCAATCAGGGGTTTTCCGACGTTTACAGCGTTGACGGCGGCTTCGAACTGTGGCGCGCCACCTACCCGGCCGAGACCGCCCAGGGCACTGCCGAATAA
- a CDS encoding SpoVR family protein — protein sequence MTARAQRRQPISTGSEWTFELIQTYDREISRLAERYALDTYPNQIEVITAEQMMDAYASVGMPLGYHHWSYGKQFLSTEKSYSRGQMGLAYEIVINSDPCIAYLMEENTMCMQALVIAHACYGHNSFFKGNYLFRTWTDASSIIDYLVFAKQYIAQCEERHGIDAVEDLIDSCHALMNYGVDRYKRPYPISAEEERRRQKEREEHLQRQINDLWRTIPKSADKGNERDDARFPAEPQENILYFIEKNAPLLEPWQREVVRIVRKIAQYFYPQRQTQVMNEGWATFWHYTLMNDLYDEGLITEGFMMEFLQSHTSVVFQPGFDSPYYNGINPYALGFAMYTDIRRMCENPTEEDRRWFPDIAGSDWLSTIKFAMSSFKDESFILQYLSPKVMRDLKLFSILDDDQRDDLLVPAIHDEAGYRIIREQLAAQYNLGNREPNVQIWSVDRRGDRSLTLRHQQHNRKPLGDSTDEVLKHLHRLWGFDIHLETVQGDQVMKTHHMPPRGEHGENADYGRMDLAVIHHL from the coding sequence ATGACCGCCAGAGCACAGAGACGCCAACCCATTTCCACCGGGTCCGAGTGGACGTTCGAACTGATCCAGACTTACGACCGGGAAATCAGCCGCCTGGCCGAGCGTTACGCCCTGGACACCTACCCCAACCAGATCGAGGTGATTACCGCCGAGCAGATGATGGACGCCTACGCCTCGGTCGGCATGCCGCTGGGCTATCACCACTGGTCCTATGGCAAACAGTTCCTCAGCACGGAAAAGTCCTACAGCCGTGGCCAGATGGGCCTGGCCTACGAAATCGTGATCAACTCCGACCCGTGCATTGCCTACCTGATGGAAGAAAACACCATGTGCATGCAGGCATTGGTGATCGCCCATGCCTGCTACGGCCATAACAGCTTTTTCAAGGGCAACTACCTGTTCCGGACCTGGACCGACGCCAGTTCGATCATCGACTACCTGGTGTTCGCCAAGCAGTACATCGCCCAGTGCGAGGAGCGCCATGGCATCGATGCCGTAGAGGACCTGATCGACTCCTGCCATGCCCTGATGAACTATGGCGTCGACCGCTACAAGCGCCCCTACCCCATTTCCGCCGAAGAGGAACGGCGCCGGCAGAAGGAACGCGAAGAGCACCTGCAACGGCAGATCAACGACCTGTGGCGGACCATCCCGAAAAGCGCCGACAAAGGCAATGAACGCGATGATGCACGCTTCCCCGCCGAACCACAGGAAAACATCCTGTATTTCATCGAGAAGAACGCCCCGCTACTGGAGCCTTGGCAACGTGAAGTGGTGCGCATCGTGCGCAAGATTGCCCAGTACTTCTATCCGCAGCGCCAGACCCAGGTCATGAACGAAGGCTGGGCGACGTTCTGGCACTACACCCTGATGAACGACCTGTACGACGAAGGGCTGATCACCGAGGGCTTCATGATGGAGTTCCTGCAGTCGCACACCAGCGTGGTGTTCCAGCCTGGCTTCGACAGCCCGTACTACAACGGCATCAACCCGTACGCACTGGGCTTTGCGATGTACACCGACATCCGCCGCATGTGTGAAAACCCGACCGAGGAAGATCGCCGCTGGTTCCCCGACATTGCCGGCAGTGACTGGCTTTCTACCATCAAGTTTGCCATGAGCAGCTTCAAGGACGAGAGCTTCATCCTGCAGTACCTGTCACCCAAGGTGATGCGTGACCTCAAGCTGTTCAGCATCCTCGATGATGACCAGCGCGACGACCTGCTGGTGCCCGCCATTCATGACGAGGCCGGCTACCGCATCATTCGCGAACAACTGGCGGCGCAATACAACCTGGGCAACCGCGAACCGAACGTGCAGATCTGGAGCGTCGATCGCCGCGGTGACCGCTCGCTGACCCTGCGCCACCAACAACACAACCGTAAACCGCTGGGCGACTCCACCGATGAAGTGCTCAAGCACCTGCACCGCCTGTGGGGTTTCGACATTCACCTGGAGACCGTGCAGGGCGACCAGGTGATGAAGACCCACCATATGCCACCGCGCGGCGAGCACGGCGAAAACGCCGACTACGGGCGCATGGACCTGGCCGTCATCCACCACCTCTGA
- a CDS encoding PrkA family serine protein kinase, with product MSIFSHFQQRFESTRQEELTLQEYLELCKEDRSAYASAAERLLLAIGEPELIDTSTNSRLSRIFSNKVIRRYPAFADFHGMEECIDQIVSYFRHAAQGLEEKKQILYLLGPVGGGKSSLAEKLKQLMEKVPFYAIKDSPVFESPLGLFNASEDGAILEEEYGISRRYLNTIMSPWATKRLQEFGGDISKFKVVKLYPSILNQIAIAKTEPGDENNQDISALVGKVDIRKLEEFPQNDADAYSYSGALCRANQGLMEFVEMFKAPIKVLHPLLTATQEGNYNSTEGLGAIPYSGILLAHSNESEWHTFRNNKNNEAFIDRIYIVKVPYCLRVSDEIKIYDKLLVNSSLAKAHCAPDTLKMLAQFTVLSRLKEPENSNIYSKMRVYDGENLKDTDPKAKSIQEYRDAAGVDEGMNGLSTRFAFKILSKVFNFDPHEVAANPVHLLYVLEQQIEQEQFPAEVRERYLRYLKEYLAPRYIEFIGKEIQTAYLESYSEYGQNIFDRYVLYADFWIQDQEYRDPETGEILNRIALNEELEKIEKPAGISNPKDFRNEIVNFVLRARANNNGKNPSWLSYEKLRVVIEKKMFSNTEDLLPVISFNAKASKEDQQKHNDFVTRMVERGYTDKQVRLLSEWYLRVRKSQ from the coding sequence ATGAGTATTTTTAGCCACTTCCAACAACGTTTCGAGTCAACGCGCCAGGAAGAATTAACGCTGCAGGAGTACCTCGAGCTGTGCAAAGAGGATCGCAGTGCCTACGCATCGGCGGCCGAACGCCTGTTGCTGGCCATCGGTGAGCCAGAGCTGATCGACACCTCTACCAACTCCAGGCTGTCGCGGATTTTCTCCAACAAGGTCATCCGCCGCTATCCGGCCTTTGCCGACTTCCATGGCATGGAAGAGTGCATCGACCAGATCGTCTCGTACTTCCGCCATGCCGCCCAAGGCCTGGAAGAGAAGAAACAGATCCTCTATCTGCTGGGCCCGGTGGGCGGCGGTAAGTCGTCGCTGGCGGAAAAACTCAAGCAGCTGATGGAAAAGGTACCGTTCTACGCCATCAAGGACTCGCCGGTATTCGAGTCGCCATTGGGCCTGTTCAATGCCAGCGAAGACGGGGCCATCCTCGAGGAAGAGTACGGCATCTCGCGGCGCTACCTGAACACCATCATGTCGCCTTGGGCCACCAAGCGCCTGCAGGAGTTCGGCGGCGACATCAGCAAGTTCAAGGTGGTGAAGCTGTACCCCTCGATCCTCAACCAGATCGCCATCGCCAAGACCGAACCGGGTGACGAGAACAACCAGGACATCTCGGCCCTGGTCGGCAAGGTGGATATCCGCAAGCTCGAGGAATTCCCGCAGAACGATGCCGACGCCTACAGCTATTCGGGCGCGCTGTGCCGGGCCAACCAGGGCCTGATGGAATTCGTCGAAATGTTCAAGGCCCCGATCAAGGTCCTGCACCCGTTGCTCACCGCCACCCAGGAAGGCAACTACAACAGTACCGAAGGCCTCGGTGCCATCCCCTACTCCGGGATACTCCTGGCCCACTCCAACGAATCGGAGTGGCACACCTTCCGCAACAACAAGAACAACGAGGCGTTCATCGACCGGATCTACATCGTCAAGGTGCCGTACTGCCTGCGCGTCAGCGATGAGATCAAGATCTACGACAAGCTGCTGGTCAACAGTTCGCTGGCCAAGGCCCACTGCGCCCCGGACACACTGAAGATGCTGGCGCAGTTCACCGTGCTGTCGCGCCTGAAGGAGCCGGAAAACTCCAACATCTACTCGAAAATGCGGGTGTACGACGGGGAGAACCTCAAGGATACCGATCCAAAGGCCAAGTCGATCCAAGAATACCGCGATGCCGCAGGCGTCGACGAGGGCATGAACGGTCTGTCGACCCGCTTCGCCTTCAAGATCCTGTCCAAGGTGTTCAACTTCGACCCGCATGAAGTGGCCGCCAACCCGGTGCACCTGCTGTATGTACTGGAGCAGCAGATCGAGCAGGAACAGTTCCCGGCCGAAGTGCGCGAACGCTACCTGCGCTACCTGAAGGAGTACCTGGCGCCGCGCTACATCGAGTTCATCGGCAAGGAAATTCAGACTGCGTACCTGGAGTCCTACAGCGAGTACGGCCAGAACATCTTCGACCGCTACGTGCTGTACGCCGACTTCTGGATCCAGGACCAGGAGTACCGCGACCCGGAAACCGGCGAAATCCTCAACCGTATCGCCCTCAACGAAGAGCTGGAGAAGATCGAGAAGCCGGCCGGCATCAGCAACCCGAAAGATTTCCGCAACGAAATCGTCAACTTCGTGCTGCGTGCCCGCGCCAACAACAATGGCAAAAACCCGAGCTGGCTGAGCTATGAAAAGCTGCGGGTGGTGATCGAGAAGAAAATGTTCTCCAACACCGAGGACCTGCTGCCAGTCATCAGCTTCAACGCCAAGGCCAGCAAGGAGGACCAACAGAAACACAACGACTTCGTCACGCGCATGGTGGAGCGTGGCTACACCGACAAACAGGTTCGTCTGCTGTCGGAATGGTACCTGCGGGTCAGGAAATCGCAATAA
- a CDS encoding YeaH/YhbH family protein, with product MSYVIDRRLNGKNKSTVNRQRFLRRYREHIKKAVEEAVSRRSIMDMEHGEQISIPGRDIDEPVLHHGRGGKQTIVHPGNKEFTAGEHIPRPQGGGGGSGRGKAGNSGEGMDDFVFQITQEEFLEFMFEDLELPNLVKRHLTGADTFKTVRAGIANEGNPSRINIVRTLRSAHARRIALTGSSRALLREAQKELARLKIEEPDNFTDIQEIEQEIERLKARINRLPFLDTFDLKYNLLVKQPNPSSKAVMFCLMDVSGSMTQATKDIAKRFFILLYLFLKRNYDRIEVVFIRHHTSAREVDEEEFFYSRETGGTIVSSALKLMQEIMAERYPASDWNIYAAQASDGDNWNDDSPICREILSKQIMPHVQYYTYVEITPREHQALWYEYERIGEAFPDTFAQQQLVSAGDIYPVFRELFQRRLAT from the coding sequence ATGAGCTACGTTATAGACCGACGCCTGAACGGCAAGAACAAGAGCACGGTCAACCGCCAGCGCTTTCTGCGGCGGTACCGCGAACACATCAAGAAAGCCGTCGAAGAGGCGGTGAGCCGCCGTTCCATCATGGACATGGAACATGGCGAGCAGATCAGCATTCCGGGGCGCGATATCGACGAACCGGTGCTGCACCATGGTCGCGGAGGCAAACAGACCATCGTCCACCCGGGCAACAAGGAATTCACCGCCGGTGAGCACATTCCCAGGCCGCAAGGGGGTGGAGGTGGCAGCGGCCGTGGCAAAGCCGGTAATTCCGGCGAAGGCATGGACGATTTCGTCTTCCAGATCACCCAGGAAGAATTTCTCGAATTCATGTTCGAAGACCTCGAACTGCCCAACCTGGTCAAACGCCACCTGACCGGTGCCGACACCTTCAAGACCGTGCGCGCCGGTATCGCCAACGAAGGCAACCCGTCACGCATCAATATCGTGCGCACCCTGCGCTCGGCCCATGCCCGGCGTATCGCCCTCACCGGCAGCAGCCGCGCCCTGCTGCGCGAGGCGCAGAAGGAACTCGCCCGCCTGAAGATCGAGGAACCGGACAACTTTACCGATATCCAGGAAATCGAACAGGAAATCGAACGCCTGAAGGCACGCATCAACCGCCTGCCCTTCCTCGATACCTTCGACCTCAAGTACAACCTGCTGGTCAAGCAGCCCAACCCCAGCTCCAAGGCGGTGATGTTCTGCCTGATGGACGTGTCCGGGTCGATGACCCAGGCCACCAAAGACATTGCCAAGCGCTTCTTCATCCTGCTGTACCTGTTCCTCAAGCGGAACTACGACCGCATCGAAGTGGTATTCATCCGCCACCACACCAGCGCCCGTGAAGTCGACGAGGAAGAATTCTTCTATTCGCGGGAAACCGGCGGCACCATCGTTTCCAGTGCACTCAAGCTGATGCAGGAAATCATGGCCGAGCGCTACCCGGCCAGCGACTGGAACATCTACGCCGCCCAGGCCTCCGACGGCGACAACTGGAACGACGACTCGCCGATCTGCCGCGAGATCCTGTCCAAGCAGATCATGCCGCATGTGCAGTACTACACTTACGTCGAGATCACCCCACGTGAGCACCAGGCGCTGTGGTACGAATACGAGCGCATCGGCGAAGCCTTCCCCGACACGTTCGCCCAGCAGCAGCTGGTATCGGCCGGCGACATCTACCCGGTCTTCCGTGAACTCTTCCAGCGCAGGTTAGCCACATGA
- the folB gene encoding dihydroneopterin aldolase, whose product MDRVFIEGLEVDTVIGAYDWERDIRQCLRLDLSFAWDNRPAAAGDDLSLALDYASVSARIQAFAEQARFELVETFAERLVATLMEEFHIPWVRLKLTKPGAVPAARGGVGVEIERGCL is encoded by the coding sequence TTGGACAGAGTGTTCATCGAAGGCCTGGAAGTCGATACCGTCATCGGTGCCTATGACTGGGAGCGGGATATTCGCCAATGCTTGCGCCTGGACCTGAGCTTCGCCTGGGACAACCGCCCGGCTGCGGCCGGTGATGACCTGAGCCTGGCGCTGGATTACGCCAGTGTGTCGGCGCGTATCCAGGCGTTTGCCGAGCAGGCCCGTTTCGAACTGGTGGAAACCTTTGCCGAGCGCCTGGTGGCAACGCTGATGGAAGAGTTCCACATCCCATGGGTGCGGTTGAAGCTGACCAAACCGGGTGCGGTGCCTGCGGCCCGTGGTGGTGTTGGCGTGGAGATCGAGCGCGGATGTCTCTGA